In Sphingomonas sp., a single window of DNA contains:
- a CDS encoding SAM-dependent methyltransferase: MHLEYAYAVPPVRSGAPLSAIVRHALCDAAEAVAARDLRWTAVLEQLKMLHAAGRRSVRIVDAACGDGALLLPILGRARALGFVAIEARGVDGDAAALARARRAAAAMADRAIAVQFDCGSVEAALHAEAAFPADILLYAADRSELARFAALARRAGNMALGGPVRESAQ, from the coding sequence ATGCATCTCGAATATGCCTATGCCGTTCCGCCGGTGCGATCCGGTGCGCCGCTGTCCGCCATCGTCCGCCATGCCTTGTGCGACGCCGCCGAGGCCGTCGCCGCGCGGGACCTGCGCTGGACGGCCGTGCTCGAACAGCTCAAGATGCTGCACGCGGCGGGACGGCGCAGCGTCCGCATCGTCGATGCCGCGTGCGGCGACGGCGCGCTGCTGCTGCCGATATTGGGGCGTGCGCGTGCGCTCGGCTTCGTCGCGATCGAGGCGCGGGGGGTGGACGGCGACGCCGCCGCGCTCGCCCGCGCGCGCCGCGCCGCGGCGGCGATGGCGGACCGCGCGATCGCGGTGCAGTTCGATTGTGGCAGCGTCGAAGCGGCGCTGCACGCGGAAGCCGCCTTCCCTGCGGATATCCTCCTCTATGCGGCGGATCGATCGGAACTGGCGCGGTTCGCCGCGCTAGCGCGCCGTGCCGGGAACATGGCGTTGGGTGGTCCGGTTCGGGAGTCCGCGCAATGA
- the rfbD gene encoding dTDP-4-dehydrorhamnose reductase produces the protein MRILVTGHDGQVAQSLGEQAKGHELIFTSYPEFDLSKPETIEAAVAKIQPELIVSAAAYTAVDKAESEPELAMAINGDGPGVLARAGAKIGAPIIHLSTDYVFDGSLDRPWREDDPTGPLGVYGATKLAGEQAVQASGATNAVLRLAWVYSPFGANFVKTMLRLAETRDALNVVEDQRGCPSSALDIATAILTVVNHWQREGAASGLYHFTGSGETNWADFARAIFAESAKHGGPTAEVTGIPTSGYPTPAQRPANSRLDCTRFADTFGYRAPAWEESLAVVVNRLFATGRPA, from the coding sequence ATGCGTATCCTCGTCACCGGGCATGATGGCCAGGTCGCCCAGTCGCTGGGCGAACAGGCAAAGGGCCACGAGCTGATCTTCACCAGCTATCCCGAGTTCGATCTCTCCAAGCCGGAGACGATCGAGGCGGCGGTGGCGAAGATCCAGCCCGAGCTGATCGTCTCGGCGGCGGCCTATACCGCGGTCGACAAGGCCGAGAGCGAACCCGAACTGGCGATGGCGATCAACGGCGACGGTCCGGGCGTGCTGGCGCGCGCAGGCGCGAAGATCGGCGCGCCGATCATCCATCTGTCGACCGACTATGTGTTCGACGGCAGCCTCGACCGCCCGTGGCGTGAGGACGATCCCACCGGCCCGCTCGGGGTCTATGGCGCGACCAAGCTGGCGGGCGAGCAGGCGGTGCAGGCCTCGGGCGCGACCAACGCCGTGCTGCGGCTGGCCTGGGTCTACAGCCCGTTCGGCGCCAACTTCGTCAAGACGATGCTGCGTCTTGCCGAGACGCGCGACGCGCTGAACGTGGTGGAAGACCAGCGCGGCTGCCCGAGCTCGGCGCTCGACATTGCCACCGCGATCCTCACCGTGGTGAATCACTGGCAGCGCGAAGGCGCCGCCAGCGGGCTCTACCATTTCACCGGCTCGGGCGAGACCAACTGGGCAGACTTCGCCCGCGCGATCTTCGCCGAAAGCGCCAAGCATGGCGGCCCGACTGCCGAGGTGACCGGCATCCCGACGTCGGGCTATCCGACGCCTGCCCAGCGTCCCGCCAATTCCCGCCTCGACTGCACCCGCTTCGCCGACACCTTCGGCTACCGCGCACCGGCATGGGAAGAATCGCTTGCGGTGGTGGTGAACCGGCTTTTCGCTACAGGACGCCCGGCTTAA
- a CDS encoding type I secretion system permease/ATPase, with protein MTRDEMQATLQSAFAGPSAAEREAELRESGLVALSLLLGVHNIAITPEQLRHALGHGDSPTIDDLILLAKRQQGVRAKAVDVPRGGLARQPLPAIADGPDGWFVIGGLTEHGVIIQRPGHAPEQVDRDGLDSIWSGTLILLTTRAVVGRPLRFGFSWFTAQFMRYRKLFLEVLGITFALNLLGLAAPLLFQSVIDKVLIHNSMSTLSVLAFAFLFVSVWEVALGWIRTRLFTETTQKIDVELGARLFHHLLALPLSYFEKRRVGDTVTRVRQLETIREFLTNASLTVLVDPLFTLVFLAAMLFYSPMLSGIVLVSLILYAIVSFSVAGPLRKLVEDKFEKSSASNALLVESVSGIHTIKATAVEPHWQNGWERQLAAYTGASQRLINTANTGSQAIEMISKLSFAAILFFGAQAVIGGAMSVGALVAFNMFAQRVSGPVIRMAQLWQDFQQVRIAIERLGDVLNHPVEPRPASAATLPVLRGAIRFENVSFRYAEDQPPVLSDITLDIPEGTSLGIVGSSGSGKSTLAKLLQRLNLPSNGRVLVDEVDVAQLDASWLRRQIGVVLQENLLFSRTIRENIALSNPAMPFEHVVAAAQLAGAHDFILRQPRGYDTEIVERGVNLSGGQRQRLAIARALVGNPRILVFDEATSALDAESEELIQNNLRAISAGRTLVIIAHRLSAVRGCDRIITLEQGRIVESGRHDELLRLGGRYADLHRRQSGFGEIAA; from the coding sequence ATGACACGCGACGAGATGCAGGCCACCCTGCAAAGCGCTTTTGCGGGCCCATCGGCCGCGGAGCGCGAGGCCGAACTGCGCGAATCCGGGCTGGTGGCGCTGTCGCTGCTGCTCGGCGTCCACAATATCGCGATCACCCCCGAACAGCTCCGCCACGCGCTGGGGCACGGCGACTCGCCGACGATCGACGATCTGATCCTGCTCGCCAAGCGCCAGCAGGGCGTCCGCGCCAAGGCGGTGGACGTGCCGCGCGGCGGCCTTGCCCGCCAGCCGCTGCCCGCGATCGCCGACGGACCCGACGGGTGGTTCGTGATCGGCGGCCTCACCGAACATGGCGTGATCATCCAGCGCCCCGGCCATGCGCCCGAGCAGGTCGATCGCGATGGGCTCGACTCGATCTGGTCCGGCACACTGATACTGCTCACCACGCGTGCGGTGGTGGGACGGCCGCTGCGCTTCGGTTTCTCCTGGTTCACCGCGCAGTTCATGCGCTACCGCAAGCTCTTCCTTGAGGTGCTCGGCATCACCTTCGCGCTCAACCTGCTCGGCCTTGCCGCGCCGCTGCTGTTCCAGAGCGTGATCGACAAGGTGCTGATCCACAACAGCATGAGCACGCTGAGCGTGCTCGCATTCGCCTTTCTGTTCGTGTCGGTCTGGGAAGTGGCGCTGGGCTGGATCCGCACCCGGCTGTTCACCGAGACGACGCAGAAGATCGACGTCGAGCTGGGCGCGCGGTTGTTCCACCATCTTCTCGCGCTGCCGCTTTCCTATTTCGAGAAGCGCCGGGTGGGCGACACCGTCACCCGCGTCCGCCAGCTCGAGACGATCCGCGAGTTCCTGACCAACGCCTCGCTCACCGTGCTGGTCGATCCGCTGTTCACGCTCGTCTTCCTCGCGGCGATGCTGTTCTATTCCCCCATGCTCTCGGGCATCGTGCTGGTATCGCTGATCCTGTACGCGATCGTGTCGTTCAGCGTGGCAGGTCCGCTGCGCAAGCTCGTCGAGGACAAGTTCGAGAAGAGCTCGGCCAGCAACGCGCTGCTCGTCGAGAGCGTCTCGGGCATCCACACGATCAAGGCGACCGCGGTGGAGCCGCACTGGCAGAATGGCTGGGAGCGCCAGCTCGCCGCCTATACCGGCGCCTCGCAGCGGCTCATCAACACCGCCAATACCGGCAGCCAGGCGATCGAGATGATCTCCAAGCTCAGCTTCGCCGCGATCCTGTTCTTCGGCGCGCAGGCGGTGATCGGCGGTGCGATGAGCGTCGGCGCGCTGGTCGCGTTCAACATGTTCGCGCAGCGCGTCTCGGGCCCGGTGATCCGCATGGCGCAGCTGTGGCAGGACTTCCAGCAGGTGCGCATCGCGATCGAGCGCCTCGGCGACGTGCTCAACCACCCCGTAGAGCCGCGCCCCGCCTCGGCGGCGACGCTGCCCGTGCTGCGCGGCGCGATCCGCTTCGAGAATGTCAGCTTCCGCTATGCCGAGGACCAGCCGCCGGTGCTGAGCGACATCACGCTCGACATCCCGGAGGGGACGTCGCTGGGCATCGTCGGCTCGTCGGGCTCGGGCAAGTCGACGCTGGCGAAGCTGCTCCAGCGGCTCAACCTGCCGAGCAACGGCCGCGTGCTGGTCGACGAAGTCGATGTCGCGCAGCTCGATGCGTCCTGGCTGCGCCGGCAGATCGGCGTGGTGCTGCAGGAGAACCTGCTGTTCAGCCGCACGATCCGCGAGAATATCGCGCTGTCCAACCCCGCCATGCCCTTCGAGCATGTCGTGGCGGCAGCCCAGCTTGCCGGCGCGCACGACTTCATCCTGCGCCAGCCGCGCGGCTATGACACCGAAATCGTCGAGCGCGGCGTCAACCTGTCGGGCGGCCAGCGCCAGCGGCTCGCCATCGCCCGCGCGCTGGTCGGCAATCCGCGCATCCTGGTGTTCGACGAGGCGACCTCGGCGCTCGACGCCGAGAGCGAGGAGCTGATCCAGAACAATCTGCGCGCGATCTCCGCCGGCCGCACGCTGGTGATCATCGCCCATCGCCTGTCGGCGGTGCGCGGCTGCGACCGGATCATCACGCTCGAACAGGGCCGCATCGTCGAGAGCGGCCGTCATGACGAATTGCTGCGCCTAGGCGGCCGCTATGCCGACCTGCACCGCCGCCAAAGCGGCTTCGGGGAGATTGCCGCATGA
- the rfbB gene encoding dTDP-glucose 4,6-dehydratase, whose product MQQQTFLVTGGAGFIGSAVVRHLVRQGARVINLDKLTYAGNPASLTAIENAPNYRFVQADIADTATILPLLREEQVDVVMHLAAESHVDRSIDGPGEFIETNVVGTFKLLQSALQYWRELEGEKRDAFRFHHISTDEVFGDLPFDSGIFTEETPYDPSSPYSASKAASDHLVRAWGHTYGLPVVLSNCSNNYGPFHFPEKLIPLTILNALEGKPLPVYGKGENIRDWLYVDDHAKALATIATTGKVGESYNVGGRNERTNLQVVETICDLLDQRIPLADGRKRRELITFVTDRPGHDRRYAIDATKLETELGWKAEENFDTGIAATIDWYLENEWWWGPIRSGNYAGERLGQTA is encoded by the coding sequence ATGCAGCAGCAGACCTTCCTCGTCACCGGCGGCGCCGGCTTCATCGGCTCGGCCGTGGTGCGTCACCTCGTCCGCCAGGGCGCGCGCGTCATCAATCTCGACAAGCTCACCTATGCCGGCAACCCGGCCTCGCTGACCGCGATCGAGAACGCCCCCAACTATCGCTTCGTGCAGGCCGACATCGCCGACACCGCGACGATCCTGCCGCTGCTGCGCGAAGAGCAGGTCGATGTGGTGATGCACCTCGCCGCAGAGAGCCATGTCGATCGCTCGATCGACGGCCCGGGCGAGTTCATCGAGACCAACGTCGTCGGCACCTTCAAGCTGCTCCAGTCGGCGCTGCAATATTGGCGCGAGCTGGAAGGCGAGAAGCGCGACGCCTTCCGCTTCCACCACATCTCCACCGACGAAGTGTTCGGCGACCTGCCGTTCGACAGCGGCATCTTCACCGAAGAGACGCCCTATGACCCCTCCTCGCCCTATTCGGCGTCGAAGGCGGCGAGCGACCATCTGGTCCGCGCCTGGGGCCATACCTATGGCCTGCCGGTGGTGCTGTCGAACTGCTCGAACAATTACGGGCCGTTCCACTTCCCCGAGAAGCTGATCCCGCTGACGATCCTGAATGCCCTCGAGGGCAAGCCGCTGCCGGTCTATGGCAAGGGCGAGAATATCCGCGACTGGCTGTACGTCGACGACCACGCCAAGGCGCTCGCGACCATCGCGACGACCGGCAAGGTCGGCGAGAGCTACAATGTCGGCGGCCGCAACGAGCGCACCAACCTGCAGGTGGTCGAGACGATCTGCGACCTGCTGGACCAGCGCATCCCGCTCGCCGACGGCCGCAAGCGCCGCGAGCTGATCACCTTCGTCACCGACCGCCCCGGCCATGACCGCCGCTATGCGATCGACGCGACCAAGCTCGAGACAGAACTGGGCTGGAAGGCCGAGGAGAATTTCGACACCGGCATCGCCGCGACGATCGACTGGTATCTCGAAAACGAGTGGTGGTGGGGCCCGATCCGCTCGGGCAACTATGCCGGCGAACGTCTCGGGCAGACCGCCTGA
- a CDS encoding enhanced serine sensitivity protein SseB C-terminal domain-containing protein: MFKWLAKRNAAKTERADTEADHAGQESSAVPPRFEPQNDLERALMRAGDDVKYREHFTAMLLEAPLLFATPEAPAESGTSVIQAGESLSILRARRFDGESYPALFTSELRVAEAFGAGTGYVQLLGKTALEIVAADGAWLNPASSYNVTWRSRDLRAILGQPVPWTAEQDTQALLGTPQETPTALIARIQAIVLPDPRIESAWLALAHWPTTNSFSWYLDIRTTAPREDIAPVFAGVCDRGVSGGRELDILFQQPGGNEGQGIRIKSQTLHA, from the coding sequence ATGTTCAAGTGGTTGGCGAAACGGAACGCGGCGAAGACGGAGCGCGCGGACACGGAGGCCGATCATGCTGGGCAGGAAAGCTCGGCCGTTCCCCCGCGCTTCGAGCCGCAGAACGACCTCGAACGCGCATTGATGCGGGCCGGCGATGACGTCAAATATCGCGAGCACTTCACCGCCATGTTGCTGGAGGCGCCGCTGCTCTTCGCCACGCCCGAAGCCCCGGCGGAATCGGGCACGAGCGTGATCCAGGCGGGAGAAAGCCTGTCGATCCTCCGTGCCCGGCGCTTCGACGGCGAAAGCTACCCGGCGCTTTTCACCTCCGAGCTTCGCGTCGCCGAGGCCTTCGGCGCGGGCACCGGCTATGTCCAATTGCTGGGCAAGACGGCGCTGGAGATCGTCGCGGCGGACGGCGCCTGGCTCAACCCGGCCTCGAGCTACAACGTCACCTGGCGATCGCGCGATCTGCGGGCCATCCTGGGCCAGCCGGTCCCATGGACGGCGGAGCAGGACACCCAGGCCCTGCTCGGAACGCCGCAGGAAACGCCCACCGCGTTGATCGCGCGGATACAGGCGATCGTGCTGCCGGATCCGCGCATCGAAAGCGCATGGCTGGCGCTGGCGCACTGGCCGACGACGAACAGCTTTTCCTGGTATCTCGACATCCGGACTACGGCGCCGCGCGAAGATATCGCGCCGGTCTTTGCCGGCGTCTGCGACCGCGGCGTCTCCGGCGGACGCGAGTTGGACATCCTGTTCCAACAGCCTGGCGGAAACGAGGGGCAGGGCATCCGGATCAAGTCGCAGACGCTGCACGCCTAG
- a CDS encoding HlyD family type I secretion periplasmic adaptor subunit, whose amino-acid sequence MNAVVTMGPRGPLARIRGTVLPARTVDYDTTFLPAALEIIERPVSPTARLTARVMVAGLAITTAWLAIGKVEVVAPTQGRIAPIGETKIVQSPESGIVRRILVGEGQKVSKGQVLVTLDPTMSAAEATQAKVALLSAQLEVARNQAIVDALDGKGFRFVAPAGASPAEAATHRDLARARLGQIEAATAGGRSDSGAAVSAAAEAQAQVQKLEQSLPLLEQQVAANEAMAAKGYVSKLRVVELRRQLISERQDLAAARAGVAKLGQQSHSASSLSARTRDEARAQVLQDLVKAEGEVRGRSEDVAKASLRSSFRELRAPVSGTVSQLQVHTEGGVVEGVKPLLSIVPDKARLEAEVMIDNSDIGFVRTGMPVKVKLQAFPYTRYGMIPGTVVGISPEAVQMKEGQSPVYKARIALDRNYVNAHGAQVPLRPGMIASADIVTGKRTLLSYLVGPVLETGSDALHER is encoded by the coding sequence ATGAACGCCGTCGTCACCATGGGCCCGCGCGGGCCGCTCGCCCGGATCCGCGGCACGGTGCTGCCCGCACGGACCGTCGATTACGATACCACCTTCCTGCCCGCCGCGCTCGAGATCATCGAGCGGCCGGTTTCGCCCACCGCGCGGCTCACCGCCCGGGTGATGGTGGCGGGGCTGGCGATCACCACCGCCTGGCTGGCGATCGGCAAGGTCGAAGTGGTCGCGCCGACGCAAGGCCGAATCGCGCCGATCGGCGAGACCAAGATCGTCCAGTCGCCCGAATCGGGCATCGTCCGCCGAATCCTGGTGGGCGAGGGCCAGAAGGTCAGCAAGGGCCAGGTATTGGTCACGCTCGACCCGACCATGTCGGCGGCCGAGGCCACGCAGGCCAAGGTCGCCTTGCTCAGCGCCCAGCTCGAGGTCGCGCGCAACCAGGCGATCGTCGACGCGCTCGACGGCAAGGGCTTCCGCTTCGTCGCGCCCGCCGGCGCCAGCCCGGCCGAGGCGGCGACCCACCGCGACCTCGCGCGCGCCCGGCTCGGCCAGATCGAGGCGGCGACTGCCGGCGGACGATCGGACAGCGGCGCCGCCGTCTCCGCCGCCGCCGAGGCGCAGGCGCAGGTGCAGAAGCTCGAACAATCGCTGCCACTGCTCGAACAGCAGGTCGCCGCCAATGAGGCGATGGCTGCGAAGGGCTATGTCTCCAAGCTGCGCGTCGTCGAGCTGCGCCGCCAGCTGATCTCTGAACGCCAGGACCTCGCCGCCGCGCGTGCCGGGGTCGCCAAGCTCGGCCAGCAATCGCACAGCGCGAGCAGTCTTTCGGCGCGAACGCGCGATGAAGCCCGCGCGCAGGTGCTGCAGGATCTGGTCAAGGCCGAAGGTGAGGTGCGCGGGCGCAGCGAGGACGTCGCCAAGGCGAGCCTGCGCAGCAGCTTCCGCGAGCTGCGCGCGCCGGTGAGCGGCACCGTCTCGCAGCTTCAGGTGCACACCGAGGGCGGCGTGGTCGAAGGCGTGAAGCCGCTCCTCTCGATCGTGCCCGACAAGGCGCGGCTCGAGGCCGAGGTGATGATCGACAATAGCGACATCGGCTTCGTCCGCACCGGCATGCCGGTGAAGGTGAAGCTGCAGGCCTTCCCCTACACGCGCTACGGCATGATCCCCGGCACCGTGGTGGGGATCAGCCCCGAGGCAGTGCAGATGAAGGAAGGCCAGTCGCCGGTGTACAAGGCGCGGATCGCGCTCGATCGCAATTATGTGAACGCGCACGGCGCGCAGGTGCCGCTGCGCCCAGGCATGATCGCCAGCGCCGACATCGTCACCGGCAAGCGGACGCTGCTCAGCTATCTGGTCGGCCCGGTGCTGGAAACGGGGAGCGACGCGCTGCACGAGCGGTGA
- the rfbA gene encoding glucose-1-phosphate thymidylyltransferase RfbA, which translates to MKGIILAGGSGTRLYPATLSISKQLLPVYDKPMIFYPLSVLMLTGIRDILIISTPRDLPMFQALLGDGSAFGINLSYAEQPSPNGLAEAFIIGADFVGNEPSALILGDNIYHGEKLGERCQAAAAQASQGGANVFAYHVDDPERYGVVAFDPDTGVATSVEEKPANPKSNWAITGLYFYDKDVVDIAKSIQPSARGELEITDVNRVYMERGDLHITRLGRGYAWLDTGTHDSLHEAGSFVRTLEHRTGVKIACPEEVAFEAGWLGAEDLIKRAAGLGKTGYAAYLRKVATAA; encoded by the coding sequence ATGAAGGGAATCATCCTTGCGGGGGGCAGCGGCACGCGCCTCTACCCCGCAACGCTGTCAATCTCGAAGCAGCTGCTTCCAGTCTATGACAAGCCGATGATCTTCTACCCGCTGTCGGTGCTGATGCTGACCGGCATCCGCGACATCCTGATCATCTCCACCCCGCGCGACCTGCCGATGTTCCAGGCGCTGCTGGGCGACGGATCAGCATTCGGCATCAACCTCAGCTATGCCGAACAGCCCTCGCCCAACGGCCTGGCCGAAGCTTTCATCATCGGCGCGGACTTTGTCGGCAACGAGCCCAGTGCGCTGATCCTCGGGGACAATATCTATCACGGTGAGAAGCTCGGCGAGCGCTGCCAGGCCGCCGCGGCCCAGGCCTCGCAGGGGGGCGCCAACGTGTTCGCCTATCATGTCGACGATCCCGAGCGCTACGGTGTGGTTGCGTTCGATCCCGACACCGGCGTCGCCACCAGCGTCGAGGAAAAGCCGGCCAACCCCAAGTCCAATTGGGCGATTACCGGCCTCTATTTTTACGACAAGGACGTCGTCGACATCGCCAAGTCGATCCAGCCCTCCGCGCGTGGCGAGCTCGAGATCACCGACGTCAATCGCGTCTATATGGAGCGCGGTGACCTCCACATCACGCGCCTCGGGCGCGGCTATGCCTGGCTCGACACCGGCACGCATGACAGCCTGCACGAAGCCGGTTCGTTCGTCCGCACGCTGGAACATCGTACCGGCGTGAAGATCGCATGCCCCGAGGAAGTGGCGTTCGAGGCGGGCTGGCTCGGTGCCGAGGACCTGATCAAGCGCGCGGCCGGGCTCGGCAAGACCGGCTATGCCGCCTATCTTCGCAAGGTGGCGACCGCAGCATGA
- a CDS encoding exopolysaccharide biosynthesis polyprenyl glycosylphosphotransferase produces the protein MNAFEAQRAFEEQLRAHARIDPAVAPVWRRSTLRMVLYTELLLLDSIAILAAFYLAACTRDGNWLSLAGINVGVFLLPITLGTALASGTYSLACLRYPVSGVKNIFSAFFFSVFVVLLGSYLLTAELPLSRVQLGEGALLSLLFVTIGRLLFRRHVRAATGGRLLDELVIVDGVSLDVAGNAVALDARIINLSPNPRDPQMLHRLGTTVIGFDRVIVACTEEHRAVWALLLKGMNIKGEILVPQFNALGAIGVDSYDGKDTLVVSQGPLSMPNRAKKRALDLAITVPAVLALSPLMIIVAILIKLESPGPVLFAQDRVGRGNRLFKILKFRSMRVTLCDANGNVSASRDDDRITKVGRFIRKTSIDELPQLLNVLRGDMSVVGPRPHALGSRAADHLFWEIDERYWHRHTLKPGMTGLAQVRGFRGATDRRVDLTNRLQADMEYIDGWDIWRDITILFKTLRVIVHSNAF, from the coding sequence ATGAACGCTTTCGAAGCACAGCGCGCCTTTGAGGAGCAACTTCGGGCGCACGCCCGGATCGACCCGGCCGTAGCCCCGGTGTGGCGTCGATCGACGCTCCGCATGGTTCTTTACACCGAATTGCTGCTGCTCGACAGCATCGCCATTCTGGCAGCCTTCTATCTTGCCGCCTGCACGCGCGACGGCAACTGGCTGTCGCTCGCCGGCATCAATGTCGGCGTGTTCCTGCTGCCGATCACGCTCGGTACCGCGCTGGCCAGCGGCACCTATTCGCTGGCGTGCCTGCGCTACCCGGTGAGCGGGGTGAAGAACATTTTCTCGGCTTTCTTCTTCTCCGTGTTCGTCGTGCTGCTCGGCAGCTATCTGCTGACCGCGGAGCTGCCGCTGTCGCGCGTCCAGCTCGGCGAGGGCGCGCTGCTCTCGCTGTTGTTCGTCACGATCGGCCGGCTGCTGTTCCGCCGCCACGTCCGCGCCGCGACCGGCGGCCGGCTGCTCGACGAGCTGGTGATCGTCGATGGCGTGTCGCTCGACGTGGCCGGCAATGCGGTGGCGCTCGACGCGCGGATCATCAACCTCTCGCCCAATCCGCGCGACCCGCAGATGCTGCATCGGCTCGGCACCACCGTGATCGGGTTCGATCGGGTGATCGTTGCCTGCACCGAGGAGCATCGTGCGGTCTGGGCGCTGCTACTCAAGGGCATGAACATCAAGGGCGAGATCCTCGTCCCCCAGTTCAATGCGCTCGGTGCGATCGGCGTCGACTCGTACGACGGCAAGGATACGCTGGTCGTCTCGCAGGGGCCGCTCAGCATGCCGAACCGCGCCAAGAAGCGCGCGCTCGATCTGGCGATCACCGTGCCTGCGGTGCTCGCGCTGTCGCCGCTCATGATCATCGTGGCGATCCTGATCAAGCTGGAAAGCCCGGGCCCGGTGCTGTTTGCGCAAGACCGCGTCGGCCGCGGCAACCGGCTGTTCAAAATCCTCAAGTTCCGCTCCATGCGGGTCACGCTGTGCGATGCCAACGGCAACGTCTCGGCGAGCCGCGACGACGATCGGATCACCAAGGTCGGCCGCTTCATCCGCAAGACCAGCATCGACGAGCTGCCGCAGCTGCTCAACGTGCTGCGTGGCGACATGAGCGTGGTGGGCCCGCGCCCCCACGCGCTCGGCTCGCGCGCCGCCGATCATCTGTTCTGGGAAATCGACGAGCGCTACTGGCACCGCCACACGCTCAAACCCGGCATGACCGGCCTCGCCCAGGTGCGCGGCTTCCGCGGCGCCACCGATCGCCGCGTCGATCTGACCAACCGTCTCCAGGCGGACATGGAATATATCGACGGCTGGGATATCTGGCGCGATATCACCATCCTGTTCAAGACGCTCCGGGTGATCGTGCACTCCAACGCGTTCTAA
- a CDS encoding DMT family transporter — protein sequence MSEARPDRIATGLALRLFAIFCMSTMSALIKMSELRGASLIETMFHRQLWAVPLVTLWVAVGPGLKSLKTQRFGAHAWRTAVGLTGMIFTFGAVILLPLAEAQTFQFTVPIFATLLGALILGEPTGWHRWGAVILGFVGVLIVVQPGREAIPIFGAFVGLMAALFVAIVAITLRQIGKTESAGTTVFWFSALSVPVLGAIYAFHYKPHDAETWAILIATGLVGGVGQLALTGAMRFAPVSAVVPMDYSGLIWATLYGWLLFDVFPTFSTWLGAPVIIASGLYIVYREQKLARGRASYAETPL from the coding sequence GTGTCAGAAGCCCGACCCGATCGCATCGCCACCGGCCTGGCGCTCCGCCTCTTCGCCATCTTCTGCATGTCGACCATGTCGGCGCTCATCAAGATGTCGGAGCTGCGTGGCGCGTCGCTGATCGAGACGATGTTCCACCGCCAGCTCTGGGCGGTGCCGCTGGTGACGCTGTGGGTGGCGGTGGGTCCCGGCCTGAAGTCGCTCAAGACACAGCGGTTCGGCGCGCATGCCTGGCGCACCGCGGTGGGCCTGACCGGCATGATCTTCACCTTCGGTGCGGTGATCCTGCTGCCGCTGGCCGAGGCGCAGACCTTCCAGTTCACCGTGCCGATCTTCGCCACCCTGCTCGGCGCGCTGATCCTGGGCGAGCCGACCGGCTGGCACCGGTGGGGTGCCGTCATCTTGGGTTTTGTCGGCGTGCTGATCGTCGTGCAGCCGGGGCGCGAGGCGATCCCGATCTTCGGCGCCTTTGTCGGGCTGATGGCGGCGCTGTTCGTCGCGATCGTCGCGATCACGCTGCGCCAGATCGGCAAGACCGAGAGTGCGGGCACCACCGTCTTCTGGTTCTCGGCGCTCTCAGTGCCGGTGCTGGGCGCTATCTACGCCTTTCACTACAAGCCGCACGATGCCGAGACCTGGGCGATCCTGATCGCCACCGGGCTGGTCGGCGGGGTCGGCCAGCTGGCGCTGACCGGCGCGATGCGCTTCGCCCCCGTCTCGGCGGTGGTGCCGATGGACTATTCGGGGCTGATCTGGGCAACGCTCTATGGCTGGCTGCTGTTCGACGTGTTCCCGACCTTCTCGACCTGGCTCGGCGCGCCGGTGATCATCGCCAGCGGCCTCTACATCGTCTATCGGGAGCAGAAGCTGGCGCGTGGGCGCGCTAGCTACGCCGAAACGCCACTATGA
- the rfbC gene encoding dTDP-4-dehydrorhamnose 3,5-epimerase, with protein sequence MTQVHHHELSGVIEFTPAKYGDHRGFFSEVFKQSVLDAEGVEARWIQDNQSFSAQPGTIRGLHLQAPPFAQAKLVRVLRGAIFDVAVDIRRGSPTYGKWVGVELSAEKWNQLLVPAGFAHGFMTLVPDCEILYKVSAKYAKDEEMAIRWDDPDLAITWPDIGVAPVLSEKDAEAPSFAEFNTPFFYQG encoded by the coding sequence ATGACCCAGGTCCATCACCACGAGCTGTCCGGCGTAATCGAGTTCACGCCGGCCAAATATGGCGATCACCGGGGTTTTTTCTCGGAGGTGTTCAAGCAGTCTGTACTCGATGCGGAAGGCGTCGAGGCCCGCTGGATCCAGGACAATCAGAGCTTCTCGGCCCAGCCGGGCACGATTCGCGGCCTGCACCTCCAGGCACCGCCCTTCGCCCAGGCTAAGCTGGTGCGCGTGCTGCGCGGCGCGATCTTCGACGTCGCGGTCGACATCCGCCGCGGCTCGCCCACCTATGGCAAATGGGTCGGCGTCGAGCTGTCGGCGGAGAAGTGGAACCAGTTGCTGGTGCCCGCAGGCTTCGCGCACGGCTTCATGACGCTCGTCCCGGATTGCGAGATCCTCTACAAGGTCAGCGCGAAATACGCGAAGGACGAGGAAATGGCGATCCGTTGGGATGATCCCGATCTCGCCATCACCTGGCCGGACATCGGCGTAGCGCCCGTGCTGTCGGAAAAGGACGCCGAAGCACCGTCCTTCGCCGAATTCAACACTCCCTTCTTCTATCAGGGCTGA